In the Candidatus Hydrogenedentota bacterium genome, CCAGGTAGGCCACCGCGCAGAGGTAGAGAATCGCGAAAATGGACAAAGTCATGACACTGTTCATGGATGCGTTTCCTTCCAGATGACGACGTAGAAGTATCGGCAGGAACCCGGGTTAGAGTTCCTTGGAAATCTTGTCCTCTTCCTCTGCCCACGCGGCCGTGTCGGTGGACAGGTCCGCCTCCCCGCCCTTGTTCCAGAAGACGAGCCCATAAACCACGGAAACAAGCGTGCTTGCGATGCAGAGCACATAGGCGAGCCAAATCCAGAAATCCGGTATTCCGAGCATGATGTCTCCCTCGTTGCCGCGCGCCCTTGACCTGACAAATCTGCCAAAACTCCTCGCACGAACAGGGGTATTTTACAGATTTCGAGAATTCAAGTCAACAAAGACGTTTTCTTGCGGAAAACGCGGAGACCGCATTCCCCGCTTTTTCGAAAAGAGGAGAGGGGCGGAGAGGGGGGGGGCCGAAGGATCAGGCACCGAGTTCTTTCAGCACTTTGCGCAGAGCGGCTTTGACCCGGCGCGGGGAGGTGGCGCCGTGGGTGTCGCGCAGGCGCACCATGGTCTCCGGCGTGACCGCCTCGTAAACGTCCGGGCCGAAGGACTCCGAATGCCGCGTGTACTCCTCGAGGGAAAGCTCCGGCAGAGAGGTGTCCAGCTCGATGCAGCGGCGGACGATGCGCCCGACCACGCCGTGGGCCTCGCGGAAGGGCATGCCCTTGCGGACGAGATAGTCGGCGAGGTCGGTGGCCTCCATGAAGCCCAGGCGCAGGGCGCGCGCGACCGCGTCGCGGCGCACGGAAATGGACGGGATCATGGCGGCGTACACGGCCAGGCAGAGCTGGACGGTGTCGGACGCGTGGAAGACGGGCTCCTTGTCCTCCTGAAGGTCGCGGTTGTAGGTGAGCGGAAGCCCCTTGATGAGCGTGAGCAGGGCGACGAGGTCGCCGTAGACGCGGCCGGTCTTCCCGCGCACGAGCTCGGCGACATCGGGGTTCTTCTTCTGCGGCATGATGCTGGAGCCGGTGGTGAAGGCGTCGCCGATCTCGACGAAGCCGAACTCCTGGCTCGACCACAGCACCAGCTCCTCGCTCAGGCGGGACAGGTGCGCCATCACGAGGGAGCTGTTCGCGCAGAACTCCACCAGGCTGTCGCGGTCCGAGACGGCATCCATGCTGTTTCCGGACAGGGCGTCGAATCCGAGTTCCTTCGCCACCTGCGCGCGGTCCACAGGGTAGGGGGTGCCTGCCAGGGCGGCGGCGCCCAGAGGCATGACGTTCACGCGCCGGCGCATCTGGGTGAACCGCTCCTGGTCGCGGGCGAACATGGCGGCGTAGGCGAGCAAGTGGTGCGCGAGCAGCACGGGCTGCGCGTGCTGGAGGTGGGTGAATCCGGGCAGGATGACGTCGAGGTTCGCCTCGGCGAACCGGGCCAGGGCCAGGCGCAGTTCCCGCAGGAGGGCGACGACGGCGTCGGTCTGGTCGCGGAGCCACAGGCGGACGTCGGTGGCGATCTGGTCGTTCCGGCTGCGGCCCGTGTGCAGGCGTTTTCCCGCGTCGCCAATCTTGGCCACGAGGGCCGCCTCGATGTTGGTGTGCACGTCCTCCAGGGCGGCGGACCACGCCATGCGCCCGGCGGCGATGTCGGCGGCGATCTCCTTGAGACCGCGGATGATTTTTGCCGCGTCCCCCTTCTGGATGATGCCGCAGTCGCCGAGCATGCGCGCGTGGGCGATGCTGGCCGTGATGTCCCACGGGGCCAGCCGGGCGTCAAACGACACCGACTCGCCGAGCGTCTCCACCAGCGCGTGCGTTTTTCCCTCGAAACGTCCGCCCCAAAGCTTGGACATGAGATGCCTTCCCTGGTCGTGCGGTCCCGCGCGCGGGACGCGCTTATTTCTTGTGTTTTCCGCCCTTGGGCGCGCTTCCGCTTTCCGTCGCCTTCCGGATGATCTCGTCCACCTCCTTCAGGATGGTGGCGTGAATCTCCCTGCGGTGGTTGTCGGCGACCTTGTAGTGCTGGTTCTGCTCAAGCAGCTCCATGGTGCGCTCCGCGACCTGCCAGGCGAAATCGTGGACTTTCATGGCCGTTCCTCCGGGGGTTGGCGGACGCCATACTATAGCGCGGCGGGACGGCGCGGTTCACGCGGCCGCGTGTCAGGGGGCGCCGCCGTTGCCGCCGCCGCGCGGCCGGGGCGGCGCCGTGGGGTTGCGCCGCTCCTCCTCCAGCGCCTTGCGCAGGGCCTCGCGGAAGGCGGGGTCGCCCACGGTCTCCTGGTAGATGTCCCGCGCGCCAAGGGCGTAGTGCAGACGGATGAAGCGCAGGTCGAGCACAGCGGCGTAGAGGGCCGCCAGCAGCAGGAACAGGAAGACTCCCCAGTACCCGGCGAGCCAGAGCCAGTGCTGTTTCGGGTCCATTATCATGCCGCCGTACCAGGCCATGATCCCCGCGGCGGTCAGGCAACCCAGGGCGGCGCGCCGCCAGAACTTCTGAGTCAGATAGGGGGTTCCCTCCGGCGGTATGGTCCTGCCCGGAGGCGCCGCCGCCGGTTCCCGGTCTTTTCGCTGCTTTGGCTCCACGAAGACAACCCTCCTATGGCCGCCGGCGTTCCTTTGGCGGAACGTGCGGACCAGCGACCGGCATTATTCCGCAGGCACCGCCCGATGTCAAGTCCCCCCCCTTGTTCAGTGATTTTCCCCGGGCGCCGGTTTTCTGCATAATGTCTGCGGGCGCGGCGGAAGGACTGCCCGCGGCCAGGGCCCGAATCGGGGACGATTTCGATGCGCTATGTGAAAGTCTGCCCGCGCTGCGGGGCGGAGAACGACGAGATGGCGGAGATCTGCCTGAGGGACGGCGAGTTCCTCGGCATGGTGCCCGCGACCCCCGCGGCGCCCCCGCGGCCGGAAGCCGCGCCCCCCGCCCCCGCGGCGCCCGCCGTGGAAGCCGCCCGCGCGGACGGCGAGGATATTGTGCTGTACCTGGAGAACGCCGCCACGGGCGAGTGTTATCTGCTGCGGCCGGGGTGGGTGGTCGGGCAGGAGCATCCTGAAAACATGGCGGAGGTGCAGCTCGGGGAGCGGCCGGGCATTCAGTATGTTCACCGCAGGCACTGCCGGTTTCTTCACGGGGGGGGCGTGTGGGAGGTGGAGGCGCTGGAGCAGCCGGACTACACGAACCCCACCCTGGTCAACCGGCGGCGCGTGCCCGCGGGCGGGCGGATGGCGCTGCGCAACGGGGACAGTCTCGCCCTTTCGGGGGTCCAGTTCACGGTGAGGATCATCGCCCCATGAAGACAGTGCGCCTGTGCGGTGTGACGGATCCGGGCGTGAAGCGCTCCGAAAACCAGGACATGCTCCTGCTCGGGCGCGTGGTGAAGAACGCGGGGTACCTGGAGATGTCCTTCGCGGATAACGACGACTTCATGGTCCGCTACGGGTTTCTCGCCGCCGTGGCCGACGGGCTGGGGGGCCACGCCTCGGGCGCCCTGGCCGCCCGCATCGCCCTGCGCGGCATGGACCAGCAGTTCTACGGCGCCGAGAAGAACGGGCAGTGGCCCCCGACGCTCGCCGCCCTGCGCCAGGGGGGCGACCGGGGCAATTTCATGGTCCGGCAGGTGTCCGGGGCGAAGCCGGAGCACGCCGGCATGGGGTGCGTGATCGCCGGGGTGTGCATGCTGGGGGCGGAGTATGTGGTCTTTCACGCAGGCGACAGCCGGGTGTGCCGGTTCCGGC is a window encoding:
- the argH gene encoding argininosuccinate lyase, whose amino-acid sequence is MSKLWGGRFEGKTHALVETLGESVSFDARLAPWDITASIAHARMLGDCGIIQKGDAAKIIRGLKEIAADIAAGRMAWSAALEDVHTNIEAALVAKIGDAGKRLHTGRSRNDQIATDVRLWLRDQTDAVVALLRELRLALARFAEANLDVILPGFTHLQHAQPVLLAHHLLAYAAMFARDQERFTQMRRRVNVMPLGAAALAGTPYPVDRAQVAKELGFDALSGNSMDAVSDRDSLVEFCANSSLVMAHLSRLSEELVLWSSQEFGFVEIGDAFTTGSSIMPQKKNPDVAELVRGKTGRVYGDLVALLTLIKGLPLTYNRDLQEDKEPVFHASDTVQLCLAVYAAMIPSISVRRDAVARALRLGFMEATDLADYLVRKGMPFREAHGVVGRIVRRCIELDTSLPELSLEEYTRHSESFGPDVYEAVTPETMVRLRDTHGATSPRRVKAALRKVLKELGA
- a CDS encoding FHA domain-containing protein encodes the protein MRYVKVCPRCGAENDEMAEICLRDGEFLGMVPATPAAPPRPEAAPPAPAAPAVEAARADGEDIVLYLENAATGECYLLRPGWVVGQEHPENMAEVQLGERPGIQYVHRRHCRFLHGGGVWEVEALEQPDYTNPTLVNRRRVPAGGRMALRNGDSLALSGVQFTVRIIAP
- a CDS encoding serine/threonine-protein phosphatase — its product is MKTVRLCGVTDPGVKRSENQDMLLLGRVVKNAGYLEMSFADNDDFMVRYGFLAAVADGLGGHASGALAARIALRGMDQQFYGAEKNGQWPPTLAALRQGGDRGNFMVRQVSGAKPEHAGMGCVIAGVCMLGAEYVVFHAGDSRVCRFRRGVLRQLTEDDTVVGMAVREGQLTPEQASSSTMRHVVTNGIGTASFTMHVSEPQTARSGDVLLVSSDGLHDVVSIEDTERVLSERAPLLDRANRLKNLALDAGGPDNISIVLVEYSGGEPEPEPES